One stretch of Clavibacter michiganensis DNA includes these proteins:
- the recQ gene encoding DNA helicase RecQ, whose translation MTSTPPAPAGSAASGTALAPALERLGTVFGYDAFRGDQQEIVEHVIGGGDALVLMPTGGGKSLCYQIPSLVREGTGVVISPLIALMQDQVDALRAVGVRAAFLNSTQDLETSREVERALLDGDLDLLYLAPERLILDRMGRLLDEARIALFAIDEAHCVSQWGHDFRKDYLALSMLQERWPEVPRIALTATANEATHADITARLGLQDARHFVSSFDRPNIRYRIVPKAEPRKQLVDLIRNEHAGDAGIVYCLSRKTVEQTAEALNKQGITALPYHAGLDAAVRQRNQARFLREDGIVMCATIAFGMGIDKPDVRFVAHIDLPKSIEGYYQETGRAGRDGLPSTAWLAYGLQDVVQQRRMIDQSEGDAQHRRRLSQHLDAMLALCETVGCRRVQLLRYFGEETGPCGNCDTCLEPVETWDATVPSQKLLSTIVRLQRERNQRFGAAHLIDILLGNETDRVRQQGHDQLATFGIGGELTDVQWRGVVRQLLAQGLLGVSDDGYGTLVITAGSGDVLSGSRQVPMRQEPERIVRGRGTRTTRAKGGQVVDLPEEAQGLFEALRAWRSEQAKEQGVPAYVVFADVTLREVATVRPQDLGQLAGITGVGQKKLDTYGQGLLAVVAAGSVAAD comes from the coding sequence ATGACCTCCACCCCTCCCGCTCCCGCCGGATCCGCCGCGTCCGGCACCGCCCTGGCCCCCGCCCTCGAGCGCCTCGGCACGGTGTTCGGGTACGACGCCTTCCGCGGCGACCAGCAGGAGATCGTCGAGCACGTCATCGGCGGCGGCGACGCGCTGGTGCTCATGCCCACGGGCGGCGGCAAGTCGCTCTGCTACCAGATCCCGAGCCTCGTGCGCGAGGGCACGGGCGTCGTCATCTCGCCGCTCATCGCTCTCATGCAGGACCAGGTCGACGCGCTGCGCGCCGTCGGCGTCCGGGCCGCGTTCCTCAACTCCACGCAGGACCTCGAGACCAGCCGCGAGGTCGAGCGCGCCCTGCTCGACGGCGACCTCGACCTGCTCTACCTCGCGCCCGAGCGCCTCATCCTCGACCGGATGGGCCGCCTCCTCGACGAGGCCCGCATCGCCCTCTTCGCCATCGACGAGGCGCACTGCGTCTCGCAGTGGGGCCACGACTTCCGCAAGGACTACCTGGCGCTGTCGATGCTGCAGGAACGCTGGCCGGAGGTGCCGCGCATCGCGCTCACCGCCACGGCCAACGAGGCCACGCACGCCGACATCACCGCGCGCCTCGGCCTCCAGGACGCGCGCCACTTCGTCTCCTCGTTCGACCGCCCGAACATCCGCTACCGCATCGTGCCCAAGGCCGAGCCGCGCAAGCAGCTGGTGGACTTGATCCGGAACGAGCACGCGGGCGACGCCGGCATCGTCTACTGCCTGTCTCGGAAGACCGTCGAGCAGACGGCGGAGGCGCTGAACAAGCAGGGCATCACCGCGCTGCCGTACCACGCGGGCCTCGACGCGGCCGTCCGTCAGCGCAACCAGGCGCGCTTCCTCCGCGAGGACGGCATCGTCATGTGCGCCACCATCGCGTTCGGCATGGGCATCGACAAGCCCGACGTGCGCTTCGTCGCCCACATCGACCTGCCCAAGTCCATCGAGGGCTACTACCAGGAGACCGGGCGCGCCGGGCGCGACGGCCTGCCGTCCACCGCCTGGCTCGCCTACGGCCTGCAGGACGTCGTGCAGCAGCGCCGCATGATCGACCAGTCCGAGGGCGACGCGCAGCACCGCCGCCGGCTCTCGCAGCACCTCGACGCGATGCTCGCCCTCTGCGAGACGGTCGGCTGCCGCCGCGTGCAGCTCCTCCGCTACTTCGGCGAGGAGACGGGTCCCTGCGGCAACTGCGACACGTGCCTCGAGCCCGTCGAGACGTGGGACGCCACGGTGCCGTCGCAGAAGCTGCTGTCCACCATCGTGCGGCTGCAGCGCGAGCGGAACCAGCGCTTCGGGGCGGCGCACCTCATCGACATCCTGCTCGGCAATGAGACCGACCGCGTCCGGCAGCAGGGGCACGACCAGCTCGCCACCTTCGGCATCGGCGGCGAGCTCACCGACGTGCAGTGGCGCGGCGTCGTCCGCCAGCTCCTCGCGCAGGGCCTCCTCGGCGTGAGCGACGACGGCTACGGCACCCTCGTCATCACCGCGGGCAGCGGCGACGTGCTCAGCGGATCCCGCCAGGTGCCCATGCGGCAGGAGCCCGAGCGCATCGTGCGCGGCCGCGGCACCCGCACCACGCGCGCGAAGGGCGGCCAGGTGGTCGACCTGCCCGAGGAGGCGCAGGGGCTCTTCGAGGCGCTCCGCGCGTGGCGCTCGGAGCAGGCGAAGGAGCAGGGCGTGCCCGCGTACGTCGTGTTCGCCGACGTCACCCTGCGCGAGGTCGCGACGGTGCGCCCGCAGGACCTCGGACAGCTCGCCGGCATCACGGGCGTCGGCCAGAAGAAGCTCGACACGTACGGCCAGGGGCTGCTCGCGGTCGTCGCCGCCGGATCCGTCGCAGCCGACTAG
- a CDS encoding sugar ABC transporter substrate-binding protein, protein MKNRFLAPLGLAVAAGLLLTSCAGTGQDAPPTAGGANGGGGDLTFAVVTHSGPGDAFWDRVKSGAETAGGQYGATVTYNADPDPAKQSQLIDNAVAQKVNGIVVSMANPDGVKDSVEKAVAAGIPVVTINSGIERSAEFGALTHIGQSETVAGEAVGKRLGDAGLKNALCVIQEAGNVGLEERCSSAASAFSGQMANLQVDGTNDADVKATIKSKLQADPSIDGVLTLGGQYAIDAVGAVEESGSKAQIGTFDLSEDVVSAVEAGTILFAVDQQPYVQGFLGITALDLYATNGNVIGGGQPVYSGPAFVTKDNAAQVAEFAKNGTR, encoded by the coding sequence ATGAAGAACAGATTCCTCGCCCCCCTCGGCCTCGCGGTCGCGGCCGGCCTCCTCCTCACCTCGTGCGCGGGCACCGGCCAGGATGCCCCGCCCACCGCGGGCGGCGCGAACGGCGGCGGCGGCGACCTCACCTTCGCGGTCGTCACGCACTCGGGCCCGGGCGACGCCTTCTGGGACCGCGTGAAGTCCGGCGCCGAGACCGCAGGCGGCCAGTACGGCGCCACCGTCACGTACAACGCCGACCCGGATCCCGCCAAGCAGTCCCAGCTCATCGACAACGCGGTCGCGCAGAAGGTGAACGGGATCGTCGTCTCGATGGCGAACCCCGACGGCGTGAAGGACAGCGTCGAGAAGGCCGTCGCCGCGGGCATCCCCGTGGTCACCATCAACTCCGGCATCGAGCGCTCCGCCGAGTTCGGGGCCCTCACCCACATCGGCCAGAGCGAGACGGTCGCGGGCGAGGCCGTCGGCAAGCGCCTCGGCGACGCGGGCCTCAAGAACGCGCTCTGCGTGATCCAGGAGGCCGGCAACGTCGGCCTCGAGGAGCGCTGCTCCTCCGCGGCGAGCGCCTTCTCCGGCCAGATGGCGAACCTCCAGGTCGACGGCACGAACGACGCCGACGTGAAGGCGACCATCAAGTCGAAGCTGCAGGCGGATCCCTCCATCGACGGCGTGCTCACGCTCGGCGGCCAGTACGCGATCGACGCGGTCGGCGCGGTCGAGGAGTCGGGCAGCAAGGCGCAGATCGGCACGTTCGACCTCTCGGAGGACGTCGTGAGCGCGGTCGAGGCCGGCACGATCCTGTTCGCGGTCGACCAGCAGCCGTACGTGCAGGGGTTCCTCGGGATCACCGCGCTCGACCTCTACGCCACGAACGGCAACGTCATCGGCGGCGGCCAGCCCGTCTACTCCGGCCCCGCGTTCGTGACGAAGGACAACGCGGCGCAGGTCGCCGAGTTCGCGAAGAACGGCACCCGGTAG
- a CDS encoding ExeM/NucH family extracellular endonuclease, translating into MTDTDTAPGTGGRRPGSARRVARPLAVATALALGLSALIASPAEAATVAIADVQGTGSATPFAGRVVTVEGVVTADYRGASGYAGIVIQTRGSGGATDQTPGASDGIFVYLASADPAVAIGDLVRVTGTASERQGQTQLAATATDLVEAGVGVPSATPLPDSLRGADRESLESMLVTPTGDYRVGSAHQLDTYGTLWLSAGADLPVKATDVVRPGAEADRIAADNRARRLLLDDGYNIQLTNAAYPAGATQPYYSAERVVRNGDVPVFPATPYVLAYGFDDWRLQPTTPLTSLDAAGRVPTFTSGNPRPASSPEVGGDVRIAGFNVLNYFTTLGERGAATAEEFRKQRAKIVTAITGLDAQVVTLMEIENSTRFGEPADTATADLVRGLNDAAGKSVWDYVRTPAALQSTPTDEIQNAIIYRTDAVTPVGAAATQIDETVWGNAREPIAQSFRGGDRSFTVVANHLKSKSGSGTQPADGQGFFNADRVAQAKAVARFASELQASSGSDLLYLLGDFNAYSEEDPIQALRDAGFVDLVAAKAPGERTYSFDGEVGSLDHVLATRAGAAAVTGVGVWDINAPEWAAREYGGAATDGSSAFRSSDHDPVKVGLDTVRDASTLVGYADRLLVRSGQPVTYSVKLAAGATAPTGRVQILDRGRAIASVDVTAADAGRATVTLPRLSRGIHLITASYAGDDQAKGSSTVWPSIVLVW; encoded by the coding sequence ATGACCGACACCGACACCGCACCCGGGACCGGGGGCCGCCGACCGGGATCGGCCCGCCGCGTCGCCCGCCCGCTCGCCGTCGCGACCGCCCTGGCCCTGGGCCTCTCCGCGCTCATCGCGTCGCCCGCCGAGGCCGCGACGGTCGCGATCGCCGACGTGCAGGGCACCGGCAGCGCGACCCCGTTCGCCGGCCGCGTCGTCACGGTCGAGGGCGTCGTCACGGCCGACTACCGCGGGGCGAGCGGCTACGCCGGGATCGTGATCCAGACCCGCGGCTCGGGCGGCGCGACCGACCAGACGCCCGGCGCCTCCGACGGCATCTTCGTGTACCTCGCGAGCGCGGACCCGGCCGTCGCGATCGGCGACCTCGTCCGCGTCACCGGCACCGCGTCCGAGCGCCAGGGCCAGACCCAGCTCGCCGCGACCGCGACCGACCTCGTCGAGGCGGGCGTCGGCGTCCCCTCCGCGACCCCGCTGCCCGACAGCCTCCGCGGCGCCGACCGCGAGTCGCTCGAGAGCATGCTCGTCACGCCGACGGGCGACTACCGCGTCGGATCCGCGCACCAGCTCGACACCTACGGCACGCTCTGGCTGAGCGCCGGCGCCGACCTGCCCGTCAAGGCCACCGACGTCGTGCGCCCGGGCGCCGAGGCCGACCGGATCGCCGCCGACAACCGCGCGCGCCGGCTCCTCCTCGACGACGGCTACAACATCCAGCTCACCAACGCCGCGTACCCCGCGGGCGCCACGCAGCCCTACTACTCGGCCGAGCGCGTCGTGCGGAACGGCGACGTGCCCGTCTTCCCCGCCACCCCCTACGTGCTCGCCTACGGCTTCGACGACTGGCGCCTCCAGCCCACGACGCCCCTCACCTCGCTCGACGCGGCCGGCCGCGTGCCGACCTTCACGAGCGGGAACCCGCGCCCCGCGTCCTCGCCCGAGGTCGGCGGCGACGTCCGCATCGCCGGGTTCAACGTCCTCAACTACTTCACGACGCTCGGCGAGCGCGGCGCCGCCACCGCGGAGGAGTTCCGGAAGCAGCGCGCGAAGATCGTCACGGCGATCACGGGCCTGGACGCGCAGGTCGTGACGCTCATGGAGATCGAGAACAGCACCCGCTTCGGCGAGCCGGCCGACACCGCGACGGCCGACCTCGTGCGGGGCCTCAACGACGCCGCCGGGAAGTCCGTGTGGGACTACGTCCGCACCCCCGCCGCGCTGCAGTCGACGCCGACCGACGAGATCCAGAACGCGATCATCTACCGCACGGACGCGGTGACGCCCGTCGGGGCCGCCGCCACGCAGATCGACGAGACCGTCTGGGGCAACGCCCGCGAGCCGATCGCGCAGTCCTTCCGCGGCGGCGACCGGAGCTTCACGGTCGTCGCGAACCACCTCAAGTCGAAGTCCGGGTCCGGCACGCAGCCCGCGGACGGCCAGGGCTTCTTCAACGCCGACCGGGTCGCGCAGGCGAAGGCCGTCGCGCGCTTCGCGTCCGAGCTGCAGGCGTCGAGCGGATCCGACCTCCTCTACCTGCTCGGCGACTTCAACGCCTACTCCGAGGAGGACCCGATCCAGGCCCTCCGCGACGCCGGCTTCGTCGACCTCGTGGCCGCGAAGGCGCCCGGCGAGCGCACGTACTCCTTCGACGGCGAGGTCGGATCCCTCGACCACGTGCTCGCGACCCGCGCGGGCGCCGCTGCGGTCACGGGCGTCGGCGTGTGGGACATCAACGCGCCCGAGTGGGCGGCGCGCGAGTACGGCGGCGCCGCGACCGACGGATCCAGCGCCTTCCGCTCGAGCGACCACGACCCCGTGAAGGTCGGCCTCGACACCGTCCGCGACGCGTCGACGCTCGTCGGGTACGCCGACCGCCTGCTCGTCCGGAGCGGCCAGCCGGTCACCTACTCCGTGAAGCTGGCCGCCGGCGCGACCGCTCCGACGGGTCGCGTGCAGATCCTCGACCGGGGCCGCGCCATCGCGTCCGTCGACGTGACGGCGGCCGACGCCGGCCGCGCGACGGTCACGCTGCCGCGGCTCTCCCGCGGGATCCACCTGATCACCGCGAGCTACGCGGGCGACGACCAGGCGAAGGGGTCGAGCACCGTCTGGCCGTCGATCGTCCTCGTCTGGTAG
- a CDS encoding sugar phosphate isomerase/epimerase family protein produces the protein MRATVAGAPVSFGVFELTPEGAEVVTPDNMVEALAETGYAGIDLGPVGFLGRGRELRDRLAGAGLELAGGWIQLPLSDDDAFQASLPELATSLRVFQEAAEAGPARLPLPTLADAGSATRAAAPGRGAEADPLDDDAWSRLVHNTARAAEITRAAGFEPTFHHHAGTFVESPAEIDRFLDQVDVGLTLDTGHLVIAGGDPLAAIARWGARITHLHLKDVDGAELRRVLAAGGGMREVWSSGAFVAFGRGDVDLASVMTAIEAQGYDGWVVVEQDVLNAPDADIRRFRAERTEDQRVNREALRTWA, from the coding sequence GTGAGGGCGACCGTCGCCGGCGCGCCCGTGAGCTTCGGCGTGTTCGAGCTGACGCCCGAGGGCGCCGAGGTCGTCACGCCCGACAACATGGTGGAGGCGCTGGCCGAGACGGGCTACGCGGGGATCGACCTCGGACCCGTCGGCTTCCTCGGGCGCGGCCGCGAGCTGCGCGACCGGCTCGCCGGCGCGGGGCTGGAGCTCGCGGGCGGCTGGATCCAGCTCCCCCTCTCCGACGACGACGCGTTCCAGGCGTCCCTGCCCGAGCTGGCCACGTCGCTGCGCGTCTTCCAGGAGGCGGCCGAGGCGGGGCCCGCGCGGCTGCCGCTGCCGACGCTCGCCGACGCCGGATCCGCGACCCGGGCCGCCGCCCCCGGCCGCGGCGCCGAGGCCGACCCGCTCGACGACGACGCGTGGTCGCGCCTCGTCCACAACACCGCGCGGGCCGCGGAGATCACGCGCGCCGCGGGCTTCGAGCCGACCTTCCACCACCACGCGGGCACCTTCGTCGAGTCGCCCGCGGAGATCGACCGCTTCCTCGACCAGGTCGACGTGGGCCTCACGCTCGACACCGGCCACCTCGTCATAGCGGGCGGCGACCCGCTCGCGGCGATCGCCCGCTGGGGCGCGCGGATCACCCACCTGCACCTCAAGGACGTCGACGGCGCCGAGCTCCGCCGCGTGCTCGCCGCGGGCGGCGGCATGCGCGAGGTGTGGTCCTCCGGCGCGTTCGTGGCGTTCGGCCGGGGCGACGTCGACCTCGCGAGCGTGATGACCGCGATCGAGGCGCAGGGCTACGACGGCTGGGTGGTCGTGGAGCAGGACGTGCTGAACGCCCCCGACGCCGACATCCGCCGCTTCCGAGCCGAGCGCACGGAGGACCAGCGCGTCAACCGCGAAGCGCTGCGCACCTGGGCCTGA
- the iolG gene encoding inositol 2-dehydrogenase translates to MTTTPLRFGLIGTGRIGQVHAANIAADPDAELAWICDPFVDGARALSARLGGTVTEDAAEMMASGGVDAVLIASPTPTHVDLIAAAIDHGLPVLCEKPIDLDIARVDALLPRVLSSGVPVALGFNRRFDPAFAEARARVAAGEIGALEQLSITSRDPAAPPAAYVGVSGGIFRDMTIHDLDMARYFLPDIVEVQATGSTTFDPGAREHGDFDTAVVTLRASSGALVVITNSRHSAVGYDQRIEAFGSRGSLHVANALTSLVSVSTATSVEGKPPYQDFFLERYAAAYVAELRAFIRLARGEASDSPTFADGRAALVLADAAQRSAEERVAVPVSL, encoded by the coding sequence ATGACCACGACCCCCCTGCGCTTCGGCCTGATCGGCACCGGCCGCATCGGCCAGGTCCACGCCGCGAACATCGCCGCGGATCCCGACGCCGAGCTGGCCTGGATCTGCGACCCGTTCGTCGACGGCGCCCGCGCCCTCTCCGCGCGCCTCGGCGGCACGGTCACGGAGGACGCCGCGGAGATGATGGCGTCCGGCGGCGTCGACGCGGTCCTCATCGCCTCGCCCACGCCCACGCACGTCGACCTCATCGCCGCCGCGATCGACCACGGCCTGCCCGTGCTCTGCGAGAAGCCCATCGACCTCGACATCGCGCGGGTCGACGCGCTCCTCCCCCGCGTGCTCTCCTCCGGCGTGCCCGTGGCGCTCGGCTTCAACCGCCGGTTCGACCCGGCCTTCGCGGAGGCGCGCGCCCGCGTGGCCGCGGGCGAGATCGGCGCGCTCGAGCAGCTGTCGATCACGAGCCGCGACCCGGCCGCGCCGCCCGCCGCGTACGTGGGGGTCTCCGGCGGGATCTTCCGCGACATGACCATCCACGACCTCGACATGGCCAGGTACTTCCTGCCGGACATCGTCGAGGTGCAGGCGACCGGATCCACCACGTTCGACCCCGGCGCCCGCGAGCACGGCGACTTCGACACCGCTGTCGTGACGCTCCGCGCGTCCAGCGGCGCGCTCGTCGTGATCACCAACTCGCGCCACAGCGCCGTGGGCTACGACCAGCGCATCGAGGCGTTCGGGTCGCGCGGATCCCTGCACGTCGCGAACGCGCTCACGAGCCTCGTGAGCGTCTCGACCGCGACGAGCGTCGAGGGCAAGCCGCCCTACCAGGACTTCTTCCTGGAGCGCTACGCCGCCGCCTACGTCGCGGAGCTGCGCGCCTTCATCCGCCTCGCGCGCGGCGAGGCCTCCGACAGCCCGACGTTCGCCGACGGCCGCGCGGCGCTCGTGCTCGCCGACGCGGCGCAGCGCTCGGCCGAGGAGCGCGTGGCGGTGCCCGTCTCGCTCTGA
- a CDS encoding ATP-binding cassette domain-containing protein, translating into MTTETSASAASEPLAGAIPGAAEEAGGRPTPPLPPAGTTILEVRDIGKSYGAVNALTGVSTVVAAGQVTCVLGDNGAGKSTFIKMLAGVHAPSEGTMLLDGEPVTLGSPRAALQAGIATVYQDLAVVPLMPVWRNFFLGSEITTGKGPFRRLDVKAMKAITHEQLAQMGIDLRDVDQPIGTLSGGERQCVAIARAVHFGARVLILDEPTAALGVKQSGVVLRYIARSRDRGLGVVFITHNPHHAFPVGDRFLLLNRGSSLGTFEKDEITLGELTSLMAGGAELDSLAHELARDPGPEGAAPAGR; encoded by the coding sequence ATGACCACCGAGACGAGCGCGAGCGCGGCGTCCGAGCCCCTGGCCGGCGCGATCCCCGGCGCGGCCGAGGAGGCCGGCGGGCGCCCCACTCCCCCGCTGCCGCCCGCCGGCACGACCATCCTCGAGGTCCGCGACATCGGCAAGTCGTACGGCGCCGTCAACGCGCTCACGGGCGTCTCGACCGTGGTCGCGGCGGGCCAGGTCACGTGCGTGCTCGGCGACAACGGCGCCGGCAAGTCGACCTTCATCAAGATGCTCGCGGGCGTCCACGCGCCGAGCGAGGGCACGATGCTCCTCGACGGCGAGCCCGTGACGCTCGGATCCCCGCGCGCCGCGCTCCAGGCCGGCATCGCGACCGTCTACCAGGACCTCGCGGTCGTGCCGCTCATGCCCGTGTGGCGGAACTTCTTCCTCGGCTCCGAGATCACGACGGGGAAGGGGCCGTTCCGCCGGCTCGACGTGAAGGCCATGAAGGCGATCACGCACGAGCAGCTCGCGCAGATGGGCATCGACCTGCGCGACGTCGACCAGCCCATCGGCACGCTCTCCGGCGGCGAGCGCCAGTGCGTCGCCATCGCCCGGGCCGTGCACTTCGGCGCCCGCGTGCTGATCCTCGACGAGCCGACCGCGGCCCTCGGCGTGAAGCAGTCGGGCGTGGTGCTGCGGTACATCGCGCGGTCGCGCGACCGGGGCCTCGGCGTGGTGTTCATCACGCACAACCCGCACCACGCGTTCCCGGTGGGCGACCGGTTCCTGCTGCTCAACCGCGGATCCAGCCTCGGCACGTTCGAGAAGGACGAGATCACGCTGGGTGAGCTCACGAGCCTCATGGCCGGCGGCGCCGAGCTCGACTCGCTGGCGCACGAGCTCGCGCGCGACCCGGGCCCGGAGGGAGCCGCACCGGCGGGCCGCTGA
- the trxA gene encoding thioredoxin: protein MATTELTAENFESIVDSNGIVVVDFWADWCGPCKQFAPVFDKSSEKHADIVHGKVDTEAQQFLAQQANISAIPTLMIFKDQTLIFSQAGALPAPALESLIEEVRAVDVAALKEQAAAEAAQATPGASADPTAI, encoded by the coding sequence ATGGCCACCACCGAGCTGACCGCCGAGAACTTCGAGAGCATCGTCGACTCCAACGGCATCGTCGTCGTCGACTTCTGGGCCGACTGGTGCGGCCCCTGCAAGCAGTTCGCGCCCGTCTTCGACAAGTCGAGCGAGAAGCACGCTGACATCGTCCACGGCAAGGTCGACACCGAGGCGCAGCAGTTCCTCGCGCAGCAGGCGAACATCTCCGCCATCCCGACGCTGATGATCTTCAAGGACCAGACGCTCATCTTCAGCCAGGCGGGCGCGCTGCCCGCCCCGGCGCTCGAGTCGCTCATCGAGGAGGTGCGCGCCGTCGACGTGGCCGCCCTCAAGGAGCAGGCCGCCGCCGAGGCCGCGCAGGCCACGCCCGGCGCGAGCGCCGACCCCACCGCGATCTGA
- a CDS encoding ABC transporter permease — translation MTTTDIVTIATRPRLENRPIRKILARPEIGALVAALAVLVFFSLYTPQFLTLAGAGVWLESASTFGIMAVAVAMLMIGGEFDLSAGVMTGFSALVVGILTSHYGLSIWVAVLVSLAAALAVGALNGFLVMKTGLPSFIVTLGTFFALAGVDLAVTKLITGQVAIQGMTKVPSYDQIQPIFGSSLEIGGGNFYVSVLWWFLVAAVATWILLRTRAGNWIFAVGGAKESARQVGVPVFKTKVGLFMGTAGAAWLVGMISLFRTSTVQANTGVGQEFIYIICAVVGGCLLTGGFGSAIGAALGALIYGMVFQGITFAQWDTNWLRTILGVMLLAAVLLNNLVRTRAGGGR, via the coding sequence TTGACCACGACGGACATCGTGACGATCGCCACGAGGCCGCGCCTCGAGAACAGGCCGATCCGCAAGATCCTCGCCCGCCCGGAGATCGGCGCCCTCGTGGCCGCCCTCGCCGTGCTGGTGTTCTTCTCCCTCTACACGCCGCAGTTCCTCACCCTCGCCGGCGCGGGCGTGTGGCTCGAGTCGGCATCGACCTTCGGGATCATGGCGGTCGCCGTGGCGATGCTCATGATCGGCGGCGAGTTCGACCTCTCCGCGGGCGTGATGACGGGCTTCTCGGCCCTCGTGGTCGGCATCCTCACGTCGCACTACGGGCTCAGCATCTGGGTCGCCGTGCTGGTCTCGCTCGCGGCGGCGCTCGCGGTCGGCGCGCTGAACGGCTTCCTCGTGATGAAGACGGGCCTGCCGAGCTTCATCGTCACGCTCGGCACGTTCTTCGCGCTCGCGGGCGTCGACCTCGCGGTCACGAAGCTCATCACGGGCCAGGTCGCGATCCAGGGCATGACGAAGGTGCCGTCGTACGACCAGATCCAGCCGATCTTCGGCTCGTCGCTCGAGATCGGCGGCGGCAACTTCTACGTCTCGGTGCTGTGGTGGTTCCTGGTCGCGGCCGTCGCCACGTGGATCCTCCTGCGCACGCGCGCCGGCAACTGGATCTTCGCGGTCGGCGGCGCCAAGGAGTCCGCCCGCCAGGTGGGCGTGCCGGTGTTCAAGACCAAGGTCGGCCTCTTCATGGGCACCGCGGGCGCCGCGTGGCTCGTCGGCATGATCTCCCTGTTCCGCACCTCCACGGTGCAGGCGAACACGGGCGTCGGGCAGGAGTTCATCTACATCATCTGCGCGGTCGTCGGCGGGTGCCTGCTCACGGGCGGCTTCGGCTCGGCCATCGGCGCGGCGCTCGGCGCGCTCATCTACGGCATGGTCTTCCAGGGCATCACGTTCGCCCAGTGGGACACGAACTGGCTCCGCACGATCCTCGGCGTGATGCTCCTCGCGGCGGTGCTGCTGAACAACCTGGTGCGCACGCGGGCGGGAGGCGGACGATGA